From one Triticum urartu cultivar G1812 chromosome 3, Tu2.1, whole genome shotgun sequence genomic stretch:
- the LOC125544704 gene encoding uncharacterized protein LOC125544704, whose protein sequence is MSSTTQSAAVSAKCAAWAQERRPFTHPIEIPAASGAPDERRGRGEEEDGGEVEPPHVLMARRRAASSVCSGQGRTLKGRDLTRTRDSVLRMTGFIES, encoded by the coding sequence ATGTCGTCGACGACGCAGAGCGCGGCCGTGTCGGCGAAATGCGCGGCGTGGGCGCAGGAGCGGCGGCCGTTCACGCACCCGATCGAGATCCCGGCGGCCTCGGGCGCGCCGGACGAGCGGAGGGGCcgcggcgaggaggaggacggcgggGAGGTGGAGCCGCCGCACGTGCTCATGGCGCGGCGCAGGGCGGCCTCCTCGGTGTGCTCCGGCCAGGGGCGGACGCTCAAGGGCCGGGACCTCACGCGCACGCGCGACTCCGTCCTCCGCATGACCGGCTTCATCGAGAGCTAG